A stretch of Mesoplodon densirostris isolate mMesDen1 chromosome 7, mMesDen1 primary haplotype, whole genome shotgun sequence DNA encodes these proteins:
- the MRPL16 gene encoding large ribosomal subunit protein uL16m translates to MWRLLARARAPVLRAPLLDSWSAPPASAGLKTLLPVPAFEDVSIPERPKLRFVERVPLVPKVRREPKNLSDIRGPSTEATEFTEGSFAILALGGGYLHWGHFEMMRLTINRSMDPKNMFALWRVPAPFKPITRKGMGQRMGGGKGAIDHYVTPVKAGRLIVEMGGRCEFQEVQGFLDQVAHKLPFPAKAVSRETLEKMWKDQEERERNNQNPWTFERIVTANMLGIRKVLSPYDLTHKGRYWGKFYMPERV, encoded by the exons ATGTGGCGGCTGCTGGCTCGCGCCCGTGCGCCCGTCCTGCGGGCGCCTTTGTTAG ATTCTTGGTCAGCGCCGCCCGCCAGCGCTGGCCTAAAGACGCTGCTCCCGGTGCCAGCTTTTGAAG ATGTTTCCATTCCTGAAAGGCCCAAGCTTAGATTTGTTGAAAGGGTACCACTTGTGCCAAAAGTAAGAAGAGAGCCTAAAAATCTGAGTGACATAAGGGGACCTTCCACTGAAGCCACTGAGTTCACTGAAGGCAGTTTTGCGATCTTG GCACTGGGTGGCGGTTACCTCCATTGGGGGCATTTTGAAATGATGCGCCTCACAATCAACCGGTCTATGGACCCCAAGAACATGTTTGCCTTATGGCGGGTACCAGCCCCTTTCAAGCCCATCACCCGCAAGGGTATGGGACAGCGCATGGGGGGCGGCAAAGGTGCCATCGATCACTACGTGACCCCCGTGAAGGCTGGCCGCCTTATAGTAGAGATGGGCGGGCGTTGCGAATTCCAAGAGGTACAGGGTTTCCTCGACCAGGTTGCCCACAAGTTGCCCTTCCCCGCAAAGGCCGTGAGCCGTGAGACTCTAGAGAAGATGTGGAAAGATCAAGAAGAACGAGAACGGAACAACCAAAACCCCTGGACCTTTGAGCGCATTGTCACTGCCAACATGCTGGGGATACGGAAGGTGCTGAGCCCCTACGACCTGACCCATAAGGGGCGATACTGGGGCAAGTTCTACATGCCCGAGCGTGTGTAG